GTGTAAGAGACAACCCACCAGATTCATAGTTCTGGAAGTTTTCAGCATCGACACTCGCAGACACAGGTCCCATATTGGCCACGATCCACTGGAGTACAGATTCATCACCACTGGGCGTCACATCAGCATATCCACTGCAGATGGCACCAACACCAGAGGGATTGAAGCGGCAGGATCTATCCTGATAAATATGGAAATGAGGGCCATGCTTCTGTCACAACTTTTCCCATGGTCAACAATCACCAGGTCTACAATAAAATGAGACTGCATTTCTTGTGAGTTAATTTACATCATtgcatttagcagacacttgtGTCCGTAGGTGTGCTTCCTGGGAATCAAACTTATGACCTTCATGTTATTGGCACTTTGCCCTAGATGTTGAAGTACAGGAATTAATCCTCACAGTCATTTCTGATTTTTGCAGTGATTGTATGTTTCTTTCCTGTGGCTATACTGACATTACAATATTCAGCACAGCATGAAATATGAATATGTAGGTCTCATGCCATGTAATAATGTTTGCACACATAAACCTATGGTTAGATGTAAATGCTGAACAAGCACtgtatttaaatcaaaataCTTTTTTGAAAAAAGATAAGCCAAAGCCATTTTCCAGTTCCCTCCTAGAGTCTGTTCAGTACTGCACTTTGAGTCAATGTGTGTAAATGACCAGATGTGACCACAAGCATTGCTGCAATACAAACATGGCTGCTATAAAGAGAAAGTATATTTACAATGTGAGTATATTCTTAATCATGTAAGGATGGTCATGGCACAGTGATGATTTTGGAGAAGGCAGCCCAGTGATGGCTTCCTTCCTCCTCAGTACTGTCATTACTTCATCGCGTTCTGTCACATTAAAATTGCCTTAGATGCTGAAAAGTTTACAGTACCTTTGCCTCGTAGGGGTAATAGGCCTCTGTGTCTATCCCCCCGTTATCAATGACATACTGAAATGATGGATCTCTCCGACCTCCATTGCAGCCGTTGTTTCCATAGGACCCAGAGCAGTCCACCAGCTGCTGTTCACTCAGAGAGGGCAGGTACCCATAGTTTATGCAGGTGTGGGACTCCAGTGCACCTGTCTGAAATGCATGGTAATATGACAAATAAGATTATgtccacacaaatgcacattcgtgcacatacgtacatacacacacatacacataaacacacacaaaatgattcCTCTTTCAGTAACTAACCGTGCTGAAGGCCCAGCAGGATCCACAGTGCCCCTGGTTTTTGACAGGTGTAACACAACCATTATCCCTCCAGTTCACAGAGGCTGACAGCTTAGCAGTGCCCCCTTTAGGTTTGGAGGTTATTGTGCCTCGGTGGGGCATGGCTTTGGTCTCATTGGAGGGGATCATGTTTCTGAGGAGGACAGTCTGACTGTATTCCTCACTGTCCTGTAAAAGAAGAGGAATTGTTTCTCGTAAACTAAACATGTAAAATACTCCTAACACACCACAGTGAAGAGGACCACCACACTGAATACACCTAGCAATTCAGCAAGACCCTCATACCATGTCAGAGAACTGGTTCATGCCCATGCGGTAGGTCTTGATGCCCTGATCAACCAGGATGTTGTGGGTCAGGACCCTGCGGCGGGTGGAGAGCCAGATTTTTTTACGATGGGCCTCCTCCTCAAGTGAGCTATAGGATTTCTCTGTAGCACgaaacatggagagagaaaccTCACTGCTGTTATGTCAGGAAACGTTTAAGGCAGAAGGAAAGATATTCTGGTGTATTttgtataataaataaatgattgcaCTTATTTTTTGTAATATGAAGACTTCAATGACATATTGGTTACAAGAATATAATGTACGTATAATGAAATTTGTGTGAGCCTCCTCACCAAACTTGAGTTTCCATGCGTGGAACTCCAGGTCctccagagagaggctggcaCAGCTCACCACTGCCAGAGAGGCAGCTGCAATGATCAACAACCTCATGCTGCCACACAACAACATGCTGATTTACAGATAGTTTACATTCTCAAGCAAAGcgggtatatgtgtgtatatgagagaaagagagagagtttgaataTTTCTTACCTGTTTGAGAGTTCCCTTTAAGATCCTATGGATGGTGATGAGAAGCAGTTTGACAGGTAAGTGTTTAAACACTGACTCTTCTGCCCTTAGGTGAAGGATGCAGATGCTCTTTTAACCTCTCCACTCTCCTAAATCAGCTTTGACGTGACCTCAAGTTCCTGTTCTGGTTCTCAATTAGTTCCTGTTCTGGCTGTGATGACCACACTTCACAGGGACAGTTCACATCAGCATTTCTCATTACACGAAAAGTAAAGGTAACGGTGAAGGTGAGGGTAACGGTAAGGTGACCAGATCTCTAAAATGAAAACTGGGGACATTTCCAGTTGGCCATTCATGTTTTTATCTATGAAATAAAAAGGGGGACAGTTCcagtttcatttattttgaccacgGTAACTGTTGTACTGAAATAAACTATGATGATGGACAAGTCATATTCCACATCTACAGTTGGTAAACACACCCCTGGGCTAGTTCTAGttctggagagacagagaccgctGCTCTCAACATGGCTGAAAAAATTATGCACTAGCCTACatccagtgttgtgcacgttcacacctctcatgaactagttcaaagttcagttcatacaagtaaacatgaatcgttcacgttcatagttcaccatttaaattctgaactagttcatagttcagttcattttcattttttttttaaattattgctaatttttcaggaggacataatttgcacagaaaggtgagatttttactgtcggaaactttatcagacagtgtgtaaaaatcccgcacataataataaggtggatcggatgtactcgctgagtctgcgtctctgttttcgctttcacttgccatttttatattgagaccgagagctgttgccttggaatacgttgcttgtttggtacacatgtgtgtgcgatgattcatgggtaatgtagggcgaagtcgagttagttggtttaggtaggctatcgcagaaattatacgggtaggcctactgttatagagggggttcgggaaatgtgtaatcactgagggtcatccgattagaatggaaaagaatggagacttggataatcagtttgattcttcactctttgtattgcattaacaacaatgaataggataaattgtaggtgggtttatgtttgtatgtgtgtgtgtgtgagtgtgtgtgtgtgtgtgtgtgagtgaaagtaaagtacaaacagaaaatatacattaatacacagccctgtagtaccatttaaataatgaattatacagggaactaaaggtaataatttaacctcttcagcaatgacatgctactggcttaatctcagatcaacaagggcatgtacactaaatgaaagaccgctcaaaagttagcataggtaaaccctgtaacactcgtatttgtacattagcagcttatgctaagcgagttcacgaacagtgcatcatgctagatcaattaagtgacagtgctcgtaacaattatgagaaagctaaactataacaaacacataatgacaaggtaggctacacagtcaaactcacgtatacatggacgcacacaacttcaacaaagtgcaacgttcaattatgtgaaaatatgcccgaagttaactgctactccatctaaatatgccgtgtagcgatatcaaaacattgcaccgtgagaagtggagtcccatgaccaacgcaattaccaaatatggtcatttaccctaaacatggtctgtctgggcaatttaacaaattactatggcctttttaacaggtactgagcaacgacatggtacaagcattcgatttagacagcgtctttcctcagtagaaggaaaacattccgtaatgatttagctagacctcagtggggcttgacctcagataatatgaacgtgttcaccgttcaaattcattatttgtcatgaagttgcgttcagttcatcgttctcataaaaatgaacgtatTCAATGaattgaacgcgttcatgcacaacactgcctaCATCCAAGTAGATCGTATGCCTATAAAAGTCGGCTACCTATCACCTGGTAGTACGATTCCTAAATCAGTTAGCCTTCCCCTGTTTCTGATTTCTGGTAAATGATCAGAATGACTAAGGAAGTGGAGATTTGGAAAAGGTACAAAAAGGCTCTGTCAGCAttggtgatttgtgtgtttgcgatAGGAATCACATGGCTTTCATGCAATCATCAGGCTTAAGGGAAGCAGAGTTAGCATGCATGTATTCACTCAGTGTTGCATGCGTGGACATTGGATTCTCCCATATTAACCTTCTATAGTATATGAGGAGTACAACATTTTTCTCTGATATGTCAACGCTCACAAGTCTGAAAAGTTTTGTCTGAAAAGTCCCTTTTCCACTTGTTGTTAAAGCTCCGCGAGattttgtcctagagacataaaaagaacacccacagcaaccttgaaccctttacttttaaaatatatatttatatatatactgtatatatatatatatatttgaaactaaaatataaataatcactttgtaaggaacatataactaatcccttgcacattt
Above is a window of Clupea harengus chromosome 14, Ch_v2.0.2, whole genome shotgun sequence DNA encoding:
- the LOC105908193 gene encoding procathepsin L-like; translation: MRLLIIAAASLAVVSCASLSLEDLEFHAWKLKFEKSYSSLEEEAHRKKIWLSTRRRVLTHNILVDQGIKTYRMGMNQFSDMDSEEYSQTVLLRNMIPSNETKAMPHRGTITSKPKGGTAKLSASVNWRDNGCVTPVKNQGHCGSCWAFSTTGALESHTCINYGYLPSLSEQQLVDCSGSYGNNGCNGGRRDPSFQYVIDNGGIDTEAYYPYEAKDDNCRFKPSDVCASCRGYTKVKPPGNESALQEAVANEGPVSVAIDAEQDFRFYESGVYNEPSCSRTRLNHAMLVMGYGTEDGLDYWLVKNSWSASWGEEGYIKMSRNQDNQCGIASYAFYPEV